One segment of Rhodopirellula baltica SH 1 DNA contains the following:
- a CDS encoding prenyltransferase/squalene oxidase repeat-containing protein has translation MTESLSAEEPENLDMIREKGSGEFPTGGVPTVPTGVTRVPRRTRIRRDSRSTMGHNGNIHTNHTGKTLMSNMIDRRRFLRAGLAGGAAIAAGAGSVRPAHAAGRAKWEEAIQRGLEWLSSKQSSRGQWNTTVYPTAMAALSGTALIGSGSTTTQGPYARQIARASDFLISKSRSNGLIGDPQTDSRYTYGHGFSMLFLSQVLGEEGLLDRREELVDVLAKAVEFSGNAQTEAGGWGYVSAKEGNDFDEGSTTITQVQGLRGCRNAGIPVSGEVIDKAKEYIYRCKNPDGGISYSSRQTGSSRPAITAAALAALYNAGDYDSEHVPDMLKYSKETLHDINNGARAFGHWHYTYLYYSQVVYRQGDELWLPFRDRLYDRIAAEQKPDGSWEGQIHPVYVTACNLIMLQIDRGFLPIYQR, from the coding sequence GTGACAGAATCGTTATCGGCGGAAGAACCGGAAAACCTTGACATGATTCGAGAAAAAGGTTCGGGAGAGTTTCCCACCGGCGGGGTTCCAACTGTCCCCACGGGTGTCACGCGAGTTCCACGCCGCACGCGAATCCGGCGTGACTCCCGGTCGACGATGGGGCACAATGGGAACATACACACGAACCACACGGGTAAGACATTGATGTCCAACATGATTGATCGACGCCGATTTCTGCGAGCCGGTCTGGCTGGAGGCGCCGCGATTGCCGCCGGAGCCGGCTCCGTACGCCCGGCACACGCCGCTGGCCGAGCGAAGTGGGAAGAGGCCATCCAGCGTGGCTTGGAATGGCTCAGCAGCAAGCAGTCGTCCCGTGGTCAGTGGAATACCACCGTCTACCCGACGGCCATGGCGGCTTTGTCAGGCACGGCCCTGATCGGCAGCGGCAGCACGACCACCCAAGGCCCCTACGCTCGTCAAATTGCACGAGCATCGGATTTCTTGATCAGCAAGTCGCGAAGCAACGGCTTGATCGGCGATCCCCAAACCGATTCGCGATACACCTACGGGCACGGCTTTTCGATGCTGTTCCTGTCTCAGGTTCTGGGTGAGGAAGGGTTGCTCGATCGCCGGGAAGAATTGGTTGATGTATTGGCCAAAGCGGTTGAGTTCAGCGGCAATGCCCAAACTGAGGCTGGAGGTTGGGGGTACGTCTCAGCCAAAGAAGGCAACGATTTTGATGAAGGCAGCACAACGATCACGCAAGTCCAAGGTTTGCGTGGATGTCGCAACGCCGGGATTCCGGTCAGTGGCGAAGTGATCGACAAGGCGAAGGAATACATTTATCGCTGCAAGAATCCCGATGGCGGCATCAGTTACAGCAGTCGGCAAACCGGCAGCAGTCGTCCCGCAATCACCGCGGCGGCATTGGCGGCTTTGTACAACGCGGGTGACTATGACAGCGAACATGTGCCGGACATGCTGAAGTACAGCAAAGAAACGCTGCACGACATCAACAACGGGGCTCGCGCCTTTGGCCACTGGCACTACACGTATCTGTACTACAGCCAAGTCGTTTATCGGCAAGGCGACGAGTTGTGGTTGCCATTCCGCGATCGGTTGTACGATCGAATCGCGGCGGAACAAAAACCGGACGGATCGTGGGAGGGACAAATTCATCCGGTCTATGTGACCGCGTGCAACCTGATCATGCTGCAGATCGATCGCGGATTCCTCCCGATCTACCAACGCTGA